The proteins below are encoded in one region of Tachypleus tridentatus isolate NWPU-2018 chromosome 4, ASM421037v1, whole genome shotgun sequence:
- the LOC143248513 gene encoding uncharacterized protein LOC143248513, whose product MNVYRRFWFSLMVTLLSGSISVTNAGVMKLTENCGARETRHKLHESEQCVNLKAELRDLYTSPFTIDTTKPSRLCEFFYHIHNCTRVFLTMECLTEKEKLNFENWRRLLNAELNYLCENNQLILATLINGNASSCDVNTNNKHDECVDKLLTFIKNFQRMFHMSSDCRIAEDAFGCIDTIFTTCSQDVRDIYKGLIETFMEESNCFENLGFPLKLKMF is encoded by the exons ATGAACGTTTATAGAAGATTTTGGTTTTCTTTGATGGTCACTTTACTTTCAG GTAGCATCTCTGTCACTAATGCCGGTGTTATGAAACTTACGGAAAATTGTGGAGCCAGAGAGACACGTCACAAACTTCACGAATCCGAACAATGTGTTAACTTGAAAGCCGAACTACGAGACCTGTACACTTCTCCCTTTACAATCGATACAACAAAACCCTCCAGATTATGCGA ATTTTTCTACCATATCCATAATTGTACCAGAGTCTTTCTAACAATGGAATGCTTGACagagaaagaaaagttaaattttgaGAACTGGAGAAGATTATTAAATGCAGAATTAAATTATCTATGTGAAAACAACCAACTGATCTTGGCAA CACTTATCAATGGGAATGCGTCTTCCTGTGATGTGAACACCAACAACAAACATGATGAATGTGttgataaattattaacttttataaaaaatttcCAACGTATGTTCCACATGTCATCAGATTGTAG aatagCTGAAGACGCTTTTGGATGCATCGACACTATATTCACCACTTGTAGCCAGGACGTCAGAGATATTTACAAGGGTTTAATTGAGACTTTCATGGAAGAATCCAATTGTTTTGAAAACCTTGGTTTTCCTTTGAAATTGAAGATGTTTTAA